In the Lepus europaeus isolate LE1 chromosome 18, mLepTim1.pri, whole genome shotgun sequence genome, one interval contains:
- the MINK1 gene encoding misshapen-like kinase 1 isoform X4: MGDPAPARSLDDIDLSALRDPAGIFELVEVVGNGTYGQVYKGRHVKTGQLAAIKVMDVTEDEEEEIKQEINMLKKYSHHRNIATYYGAFIKKSPPGNDDQLWLVMEFCGAGSVTDLVKNTKGNALKEDCIAYICREILRGLAHLHAHKVIHRDIKGQNVLLTENAEVKLVDFGVSAQLDRTVGRRNTFIGTPYWMAPEVIACDENPDATYDYRSDIWSLGITAIEMAEGAPPLCDMHPMRALFLIPRNPPPRLKSKKWSKKFIDFIDTCLIKTYLSRPPTEQLLKFPFIRDQPTERQVRIQLKDHIDRSRKKRGEKEETEYEYSGSEEEDDSHGEEGEPSSIMNVPGESTLRREFLRLQQENKSNSEALKQQQQQQQLQQQRDPEAHIKHLLHQRQRRIEEQKEERRRVEEQQRREREQRKLQEKEQQRRLEDMQALRREEERRQAEREQEYIRHRLEEEQRQLEILQQQLLQEQALLLEYKRKQLEEQRQSERLQRQLQQEHAYLKSLQQQQQLQKQPPQILPADRKPLYHYGRGVTPADKPAWAREVEERTRMNKQQNSPLAKTKPSSTGPEPPAPQASPSPPGPLSQTPPMQRPVEPQEGPHKSLVAHRVPLKPYAAPVPRSQSLQDQPTRNLAAFPASHDPDPAVAAPAATPSARGAVTRQNSDPTSEGPGPSPNPPAWVRPDSEAPPKVPQRTSSIATALNTSGAAGSRPAQAVRARPRSNSAWQIYLQRRAERGAPKPPGPPAQPPGPPNASSNPDLRRSDPGWERSDSVLPASHGHLPQAGSLERNRVGATTKLDSSPVLSPGNKAKPDDHRSRPGRPADFVLLKERTLDEAPRPPKKAMDYSSSSEEVESSEDDEEEGDGEPAEGSRDTPGGRSDGDTDSVSTMVVHDVEETAGTQPPYGGGTMLVQRTPEEERSLLHSDSNGYTNLPDVVQPSHSPTENSKGQSPPSKDGSSDYQSRGLVKAPGKSSFTMFVDLGLYQAGGSGDTIPITALVGGEGARLDQLQYDVRKGSVVNVNPTNTRAHSETPEIRKYKKRFNSEILCAALWGVNLLVGTENGLMLLDRSGQGKVYGLIGRRRFQQMDVLEGLNLLITISGKRNKLRVYYLSWLRNKILHNDPEVEKKQGWTTVGDMEGCGHYRVVKYERIKFLVIALKSSVEVYAWAPKPYHKFMAFKSFADLPHRPLLVDLTVEEGQRLKVIYGSSAGFHAVDVDSGNSYDIYIPVHIQSQITPHAIIFLPNTDGMEMLLCYEDEGVYVNTYGRIIKDVVLQWGEMPTSVAYICSNQIMGWGEKAIEIRSVETGHLDGVFMHKRAQRLKFLCERNDKVFFASVRSGGSSQVYFMTLNRNCIMNW; the protein is encoded by the exons gacCCTGCTGGGATCTTTGAGCTGGTGGAAGTGGTCGGCAATGGAACCTACGGACAGGTGTACAAG GGTCGGCATGTCAAGACCGGGCAGCTGGCTGCCATCAAGGTCATGGACGTCACAGAG GACGAGGAGGAAGAGATCAAACAGGAGATCAATATGCTGAAAAAATACTCTCACCACCGCAACATCGCCACCTACTATGGGGCCTTCATCAAGAAGAGCCCCCCTGGAAACGACGACCAGCTCTGG CTGGTGATGGAGTTCTGTGGTGCTGGCTCCGTGACCGACCTGGTGAAGAACACCAAGGGGAACGCCCTGAAGGAGGACTGCATCGCCTACATCTGCCGGGAGATTCTCAGG GGTCTGGCGCATCTCCACGCGCACAAGGTGATTCATCGAGACATCAAGGGGCAGAACGTGCTGCTGACCGAGAACGCTGAGGTTAAGCTAG TGGATTTTGGGGTGAGCGCTCAGCTGGATCGCACTGTGGGCAGGCGGAACACTTTCATTGGGACCCCGTACTGGATGGCCCCAGAGGTCATTGCCTGTGATGAGAACCCCGATGCCACCTACGATTACAGG AGTGACATCTGGTCTCTCGGAATCACAGCCATCGAGATGGCGGAGGGAGCCCCCC ctctgtgTGACATGCACCCCATGCGAGCCCTCTTCCTCATCCCTCGGAACCCCCCGCCCCGGCTCAAGTCCAAGAAGTG GTCGAAGAAGTTCATCGATTTCATCGACACCTGTCTCATCAAGACTTACCTGAGCCGCCCACCCACGGAGCAGCTACTCAAGTTTCCCTTCATCCGCGACCAGCCCACAGAGCGGCAGGTCCGCATCCAGCTCAAGGACCACATTGACCGTTCCCGGAAGAAGCGGGGTGAGAAAG AGGAGACCGAGTACGAGTACAGCGGCAGTGAGGAGGAAGACGACAGCCACGGAGAGGAAGGAGAGCCAAG CTCCATCATGAACGTGCCCGGGGAGTCCACACTGCGCCGGGAGTTCCTCCGGCTCCAGCAGGAGAACAAGAGCAACTCGGAGGCgctgaagcagcagcagcagcagcagcagctgcagcagcagcgcGACCCCGAGGCGCACATCaagcacctgctgcaccagcggCAGCGGCGCATAGAGGAGCAGAAGGAGGAGCGGCGGCGCGTGGAGGAG CAACAGCGGCGGGAGCGGGAGCAGCGCAAGCTGCAGGAGAAGGAGCAGCAGCGGCGGCTGGAGGATATGCAGGCGCTGCGGCGGGAGGAGGAGCGGCGGCAGGCCGAGCGGGAGCAG gagTATATCCGTCACAGGCTAGAGGAGGAGCAGCGACAGCTCGAGATCCTCCAGCAGCAGCTGCTCCAGGAACAGGCACTCCTGCTG GAGTACAAGCGGAAGCAGCTGGAGGAGCAGCGGCAGTCGGAGCGCCTGCAGAGGCAGCTGCAGCAGGAGCACGCCTACCTCAAgtccctgcagcagcagcagcagctccagaaGCAGCCGCCGCAGATCCTGCCCGCGGACAGGAAGCCCCTCTACCACTATGGCCGGGGCGTCACCCCTGCCGACAAGCCAGCCTGGGCCCGAGAG GTGGAAGAGAGAACCAGGATGAACAAGCAGCAGAACTCTCCCTTGGCCAAGACCAAGCCGAGCAGCACGGGAcctgagccccctgccccccaggcctcccccagccccccaggaccCCTGTCTCAAACTCCTCCTATGCAGAGGCCGGTGGAGCCCCAGGAAGGACCGCACAAG AGCCTGGTGGCACACCGGGTCCCACTGAAGCCATATGCAGCACCTGTACCCCGATCCCAGTCCCTGCAGGACCAGCCCACCCGAAacctggctgccttcccagcctcccacgaCCCAGACCCTGCTGTCGCCGCACCTGCTGCCACGCCTAGTGCCCGCGGAGCTGTCACCCGACAGAATTCAGACCCCACCTCTgaagggcctgggcccagccccaatcCCCCAGCCTGGGTCCGGCCAGACAGTGAGGCCCCGCCCAAG GTGCCCCAGAGGACCTCATCTATCGCCACTGCCCTTAACACCAGTGGGGCCGCAGGGTCCCGGCCAGCGCAGGCTGTCCGAGCCAG ACCTCGCAGCAACTCCGCCTGGCAGATCTACCTGCAAAGGCGGGCAGAGCGGGGCGCCCCCAAGCCTCCAGGGCCCCCTGCTCAGCCCCCTGGCCCGCCCAACGCCTCTAG TAACCCTGACCTCAGGAGGAGCGATCCTGGCTGGGAGCGCTCAGACAGTGTCCTCCCAGCTTCTCACGGGCACCTCCCGCAGGCTGGCTCACTGGAGCGAAACCGAGTGGGAG CTACCACCAAACTGGACAGCTCCCCAGTGCTGTCCCCCGGGAACAAAGCCAAGCCCGACGACCACCGCTCTCGGCCAGGCCGGCCCGCA GATTTTGTGCTGCTGAAAGAGCGGACCCTGGACGAGGCCCCGCGGCCGCCCAAAAAAGCCATGGACTACTCCTCGTCCAGCGAGGAGGTGGAGAGCAGTGAGGACGACGAGGAGGAGGGCGACGGCGAGCCTGCGGAGGGCAGCAGAGACACCCCCGGGGGCCG CAGCGACGGAGACACAGACAGCGTCAGCACCATGGTGGTCCACGATGTGGAGGAGACGGCCGGGACCCAGCCCCCCTACGGGGGTGGCACGATGCTGGTGCAGCGA ACCCCAGAGGAGGAGCGAAGCCTGCTGCACTCAGACAGCAATGGCTACACGAACCTGCCGGACGTGGTCCAGCCGAGCCACTCGCCCACCGAGAACAGCAAAGGCCAGAGCCCCCCCTCAAAGGATGGAAGCAGTGAC TACCAGTCCCGTGGCCTGGTCAAGGCCCCCGGCAAGAGCTCCTTCACCATGTTTGTGGACCTAGGGCTCTACCAGGCTGGAGGCAGTGGGGACACCATCCCCATCACAG CCCTGGTGGGTGGAGAGGGCGCTCGGCTCGATCAGCTGCAGTACGACGTGAGGAAGGGCTCCGTGGTCAACGTGAATCCCACCAACACTCGGGCCCACAGCGAGACCCCCGAGATCCGCAAGTACAAGAAGCGCTTCAACTCGGAGATCCTCTGTGCCGCCCTCTGGG GGGTCAACCTGCTGGTGGGCACGGAGAACGGGCTCATGCTGCTGGACCGGAGCGGGCAGGGCAAGGTGTACGGCCTCATTGGGCGGCGCCGCTTCCAGCAGATGGACGTGCTGGAGGGGCTCAACCTGCTCATCACCATCTCAG GGAAGAGGAACAAACTGCGGGTGTATTACCTGTCCTGGCTCCGGAACAAGATTCTGCACAATGACCCGGAAGTGGAAAAGAAGCAGGGCTGGACCACTGTGGGGGACATGGAGGGCTGTGGCCACTACCGCGTGG TGAAGTACGAGCGCATCAAGTTCCTGGTCATTGCCCTGAAGAGCTCCGTGGAGGTGTATGCCTGGGCCCCCAAGCCCTACCACAAATTCATGGCCTTCAAG TCCTTTGCCGACCTCCCGCACCGCCCTCTGCTGGTCGACCTCACggtggaggaggggcagcggCTCAAGGTCATCTACGGCTCCAGCGCCGGCTTCCACGCCGTGGATGTGGACTCTGGGAACAGCTACGACATCTACATCCCCGTGCAC ATTCAGAGCCAGATCACACCCCACGCCATCATCTTCCTCCCCAACACCGACGGCATGGAGATGCTGCTGTGCTACGAGGATGAGGGTGTCTACGTCAACACGTACGGGCGGATCATCAAGGACGTGGTGCTGCAGTGGGGCGAGATGCCCACCTCTGTGG CCTACATCTGCTCCAACCAGATCATGGGCTGGGGTGAGAAAGCCATCGAGATCCGCTCCGTGGAGACGGGCCACCTGGACGGGGTCTTCATGCACAAACGAGCCCAGAGGCTCAAGTTCCTGTGTGAGCGGAATGACAAG gtGTTTTTTGCCTCCGTCCGCTCCGGGGGCAGCAGCCAGGTTTACTTCATGACTCTGAACCGGAACTGCATCATGAACTGGTGA
- the MINK1 gene encoding misshapen-like kinase 1 isoform X5 has translation MGDPAPARSLDDIDLSALRDPAGIFELVEVVGNGTYGQVYKGRHVKTGQLAAIKVMDVTEDEEEEIKQEINMLKKYSHHRNIATYYGAFIKKSPPGNDDQLWLVMEFCGAGSVTDLVKNTKGNALKEDCIAYICREILRGLAHLHAHKVIHRDIKGQNVLLTENAEVKLVDFGVSAQLDRTVGRRNTFIGTPYWMAPEVIACDENPDATYDYRSDIWSLGITAIEMAEGAPPLCDMHPMRALFLIPRNPPPRLKSKKWSKKFIDFIDTCLIKTYLSRPPTEQLLKFPFIRDQPTERQVRIQLKDHIDRSRKKRGEKEETEYEYSGSEEEDDSHGEEGEPSSIMNVPGESTLRREFLRLQQENKSNSEALKQQQQQQQLQQQRDPEAHIKHLLHQRQRRIEEQKEERRRVEEQQRREREQRKLQEKEQQRRLEDMQALRREEERRQAEREQEYIRHRLEEEQRQLEILQQQLLQEQALLLEYKRKQLEEQRQSERLQRQLQQEHAYLKSLQQQQQLQKQPPQILPADRKPLYHYGRGVTPADKPAWAREVEERTRMNKQQNSPLAKTKPSSTGPEPPAPQASPSPPGPLSQTPPMQRPVEPQEGPHKSLQDQPTRNLAAFPASHDPDPAVAAPAATPSARGAVTRQNSDPTSEGPGPSPNPPAWVRPDSEAPPKVPQRTSSIATALNTSGAAGSRPAQAVRARPRSNSAWQIYLQRRAERGAPKPPGPPAQPPGPPNASSNPDLRRSDPGWERSDSVLPASHGHLPQAGSLERNRVGATTKLDSSPVLSPGNKAKPDDHRSRPGRPASYKRAIGEDFVLLKERTLDEAPRPPKKAMDYSSSSEEVESSEDDEEEGDGEPAEGSRDTPGGRSDGDTDSVSTMVVHDVEETAGTQPPYGGGTMLVQRTPEEERSLLHSDSNGYTNLPDVVQPSHSPTENSKGQSPPSKDGSSDYQSRGLVKAPGKSSFTMFVDLGLYQAGGSGDTIPITALVGGEGARLDQLQYDVRKGSVVNVNPTNTRAHSETPEIRKYKKRFNSEILCAALWGVNLLVGTENGLMLLDRSGQGKVYGLIGRRRFQQMDVLEGLNLLITISGKRNKLRVYYLSWLRNKILHNDPEVEKKQGWTTVGDMEGCGHYRVVKYERIKFLVIALKSSVEVYAWAPKPYHKFMAFKSFADLPHRPLLVDLTVEEGQRLKVIYGSSAGFHAVDVDSGNSYDIYIPVHIQSQITPHAIIFLPNTDGMEMLLCYEDEGVYVNTYGRIIKDVVLQWGEMPTSVAYICSNQIMGWGEKAIEIRSVETGHLDGVFMHKRAQRLKFLCERNDKVFFASVRSGGSSQVYFMTLNRNCIMNW, from the exons gacCCTGCTGGGATCTTTGAGCTGGTGGAAGTGGTCGGCAATGGAACCTACGGACAGGTGTACAAG GGTCGGCATGTCAAGACCGGGCAGCTGGCTGCCATCAAGGTCATGGACGTCACAGAG GACGAGGAGGAAGAGATCAAACAGGAGATCAATATGCTGAAAAAATACTCTCACCACCGCAACATCGCCACCTACTATGGGGCCTTCATCAAGAAGAGCCCCCCTGGAAACGACGACCAGCTCTGG CTGGTGATGGAGTTCTGTGGTGCTGGCTCCGTGACCGACCTGGTGAAGAACACCAAGGGGAACGCCCTGAAGGAGGACTGCATCGCCTACATCTGCCGGGAGATTCTCAGG GGTCTGGCGCATCTCCACGCGCACAAGGTGATTCATCGAGACATCAAGGGGCAGAACGTGCTGCTGACCGAGAACGCTGAGGTTAAGCTAG TGGATTTTGGGGTGAGCGCTCAGCTGGATCGCACTGTGGGCAGGCGGAACACTTTCATTGGGACCCCGTACTGGATGGCCCCAGAGGTCATTGCCTGTGATGAGAACCCCGATGCCACCTACGATTACAGG AGTGACATCTGGTCTCTCGGAATCACAGCCATCGAGATGGCGGAGGGAGCCCCCC ctctgtgTGACATGCACCCCATGCGAGCCCTCTTCCTCATCCCTCGGAACCCCCCGCCCCGGCTCAAGTCCAAGAAGTG GTCGAAGAAGTTCATCGATTTCATCGACACCTGTCTCATCAAGACTTACCTGAGCCGCCCACCCACGGAGCAGCTACTCAAGTTTCCCTTCATCCGCGACCAGCCCACAGAGCGGCAGGTCCGCATCCAGCTCAAGGACCACATTGACCGTTCCCGGAAGAAGCGGGGTGAGAAAG AGGAGACCGAGTACGAGTACAGCGGCAGTGAGGAGGAAGACGACAGCCACGGAGAGGAAGGAGAGCCAAG CTCCATCATGAACGTGCCCGGGGAGTCCACACTGCGCCGGGAGTTCCTCCGGCTCCAGCAGGAGAACAAGAGCAACTCGGAGGCgctgaagcagcagcagcagcagcagcagctgcagcagcagcgcGACCCCGAGGCGCACATCaagcacctgctgcaccagcggCAGCGGCGCATAGAGGAGCAGAAGGAGGAGCGGCGGCGCGTGGAGGAG CAACAGCGGCGGGAGCGGGAGCAGCGCAAGCTGCAGGAGAAGGAGCAGCAGCGGCGGCTGGAGGATATGCAGGCGCTGCGGCGGGAGGAGGAGCGGCGGCAGGCCGAGCGGGAGCAG gagTATATCCGTCACAGGCTAGAGGAGGAGCAGCGACAGCTCGAGATCCTCCAGCAGCAGCTGCTCCAGGAACAGGCACTCCTGCTG GAGTACAAGCGGAAGCAGCTGGAGGAGCAGCGGCAGTCGGAGCGCCTGCAGAGGCAGCTGCAGCAGGAGCACGCCTACCTCAAgtccctgcagcagcagcagcagctccagaaGCAGCCGCCGCAGATCCTGCCCGCGGACAGGAAGCCCCTCTACCACTATGGCCGGGGCGTCACCCCTGCCGACAAGCCAGCCTGGGCCCGAGAG GTGGAAGAGAGAACCAGGATGAACAAGCAGCAGAACTCTCCCTTGGCCAAGACCAAGCCGAGCAGCACGGGAcctgagccccctgccccccaggcctcccccagccccccaggaccCCTGTCTCAAACTCCTCCTATGCAGAGGCCGGTGGAGCCCCAGGAAGGACCGCACAAG TCCCTGCAGGACCAGCCCACCCGAAacctggctgccttcccagcctcccacgaCCCAGACCCTGCTGTCGCCGCACCTGCTGCCACGCCTAGTGCCCGCGGAGCTGTCACCCGACAGAATTCAGACCCCACCTCTgaagggcctgggcccagccccaatcCCCCAGCCTGGGTCCGGCCAGACAGTGAGGCCCCGCCCAAG GTGCCCCAGAGGACCTCATCTATCGCCACTGCCCTTAACACCAGTGGGGCCGCAGGGTCCCGGCCAGCGCAGGCTGTCCGAGCCAG ACCTCGCAGCAACTCCGCCTGGCAGATCTACCTGCAAAGGCGGGCAGAGCGGGGCGCCCCCAAGCCTCCAGGGCCCCCTGCTCAGCCCCCTGGCCCGCCCAACGCCTCTAG TAACCCTGACCTCAGGAGGAGCGATCCTGGCTGGGAGCGCTCAGACAGTGTCCTCCCAGCTTCTCACGGGCACCTCCCGCAGGCTGGCTCACTGGAGCGAAACCGAGTGGGAG CTACCACCAAACTGGACAGCTCCCCAGTGCTGTCCCCCGGGAACAAAGCCAAGCCCGACGACCACCGCTCTCGGCCAGGCCGGCCCGCA AGCTATAAGCGAGCGATTGGTGAG GATTTTGTGCTGCTGAAAGAGCGGACCCTGGACGAGGCCCCGCGGCCGCCCAAAAAAGCCATGGACTACTCCTCGTCCAGCGAGGAGGTGGAGAGCAGTGAGGACGACGAGGAGGAGGGCGACGGCGAGCCTGCGGAGGGCAGCAGAGACACCCCCGGGGGCCG CAGCGACGGAGACACAGACAGCGTCAGCACCATGGTGGTCCACGATGTGGAGGAGACGGCCGGGACCCAGCCCCCCTACGGGGGTGGCACGATGCTGGTGCAGCGA ACCCCAGAGGAGGAGCGAAGCCTGCTGCACTCAGACAGCAATGGCTACACGAACCTGCCGGACGTGGTCCAGCCGAGCCACTCGCCCACCGAGAACAGCAAAGGCCAGAGCCCCCCCTCAAAGGATGGAAGCAGTGAC TACCAGTCCCGTGGCCTGGTCAAGGCCCCCGGCAAGAGCTCCTTCACCATGTTTGTGGACCTAGGGCTCTACCAGGCTGGAGGCAGTGGGGACACCATCCCCATCACAG CCCTGGTGGGTGGAGAGGGCGCTCGGCTCGATCAGCTGCAGTACGACGTGAGGAAGGGCTCCGTGGTCAACGTGAATCCCACCAACACTCGGGCCCACAGCGAGACCCCCGAGATCCGCAAGTACAAGAAGCGCTTCAACTCGGAGATCCTCTGTGCCGCCCTCTGGG GGGTCAACCTGCTGGTGGGCACGGAGAACGGGCTCATGCTGCTGGACCGGAGCGGGCAGGGCAAGGTGTACGGCCTCATTGGGCGGCGCCGCTTCCAGCAGATGGACGTGCTGGAGGGGCTCAACCTGCTCATCACCATCTCAG GGAAGAGGAACAAACTGCGGGTGTATTACCTGTCCTGGCTCCGGAACAAGATTCTGCACAATGACCCGGAAGTGGAAAAGAAGCAGGGCTGGACCACTGTGGGGGACATGGAGGGCTGTGGCCACTACCGCGTGG TGAAGTACGAGCGCATCAAGTTCCTGGTCATTGCCCTGAAGAGCTCCGTGGAGGTGTATGCCTGGGCCCCCAAGCCCTACCACAAATTCATGGCCTTCAAG TCCTTTGCCGACCTCCCGCACCGCCCTCTGCTGGTCGACCTCACggtggaggaggggcagcggCTCAAGGTCATCTACGGCTCCAGCGCCGGCTTCCACGCCGTGGATGTGGACTCTGGGAACAGCTACGACATCTACATCCCCGTGCAC ATTCAGAGCCAGATCACACCCCACGCCATCATCTTCCTCCCCAACACCGACGGCATGGAGATGCTGCTGTGCTACGAGGATGAGGGTGTCTACGTCAACACGTACGGGCGGATCATCAAGGACGTGGTGCTGCAGTGGGGCGAGATGCCCACCTCTGTGG CCTACATCTGCTCCAACCAGATCATGGGCTGGGGTGAGAAAGCCATCGAGATCCGCTCCGTGGAGACGGGCCACCTGGACGGGGTCTTCATGCACAAACGAGCCCAGAGGCTCAAGTTCCTGTGTGAGCGGAATGACAAG gtGTTTTTTGCCTCCGTCCGCTCCGGGGGCAGCAGCCAGGTTTACTTCATGACTCTGAACCGGAACTGCATCATGAACTGGTGA